One Mugil cephalus isolate CIBA_MC_2020 chromosome 10, CIBA_Mcephalus_1.1, whole genome shotgun sequence genomic window carries:
- the dgkzb gene encoding diacylglycerol kinase zeta isoform X3, with protein sequence MEQQQEEQQEEQEEEQEEQPAPHSTSSLQDGGEEPSTSTSTSTSSASEPPAVTPVPRVQHNSRTFTGLRIFGRRKAIAKSGVQHAPSQADVSLSGPSDALQEPSSTVDWTDNAQVGEHVWFEASVSGDFCYVGEQYCIAKSLQKSVSRRKCAGCKISVHTMCMAQLEKINFRCKPTFREPGSRAVREPSVVRHHWVHRRRQTGKCRQCGKGFQQKFSFHSKEIVAISCSWCKQAYHNKVACFMLQQIEECCSLGAHAAVIIPPTWIIRVRRPQSSLKSSKKKKRTSLKCNKSTKKASEFQDGRWKPFLVKPLPSQLMKPLLVFVNPKSGGNQGAKIIQSFMWYLNPRQVFDLTKGGPKEGLELYSKVPNLRILACGGDGTVGWILSVLDQLKLHPPPPVGILPLGTGNDLARTLNWGGGYTDEPITKILSHVEDGNIVQLDRWNLNVEANPEARPEDQDEHQTDKLPIDVFNNYFSLGFDAHVTLGFHESREANPEKFNSRFRNKMFYAGTAFSDFLSGSSKDLAKHIRVVCDGTDLTSKVQDLKLQCLLFLNIPRYCAGTVPWGHPSEHQDFEPQRHDDGCIEVIGFTMTSLATLQVGGHGERLHQCKEVTLTTYKSIPMQVDGEPCKLAPSIIRISLRNQANMVQKTKRRISMPHLNDQQPLPEKLQIRVNRINMAAYEALHYDKDQLKEASTPLGAITVPGDSDLETCRLFIDRLHDNLDQDCDETKGGAPAPHKLSMKWCFLDCTTADRFYRIDRAQEHLHYVTEISQEELYILDPELLPKETVGTSPSMPDLVDSEEQQRQFSFLQSSPTSSSTSTSQRKRISSDSSVAEALSQSSSKTNLCRRGAKFVNVHRSNTTVADFRPVIRPATSRQQETDEELIRCVHNQDLDTLMELHQGGADLLLQDAAGCTLLHHAVEAGCKDVLKYLIDNVPTSHLDVTERQTGDTALHKAASSHQRSVCRFLVEAGASLMKTNLQGETPKQRAEEAEDQDLAEYLESCQHYQMIQREDQETAV encoded by the exons GAAAGCCATCGCTAAGTCCGGTGTGCAGCACGCTCCATCCCAGGCCGACGTGTCCCTGTCTGGACCCAGCGACGCTCTGCAGGAACCGAGCAGCACCGTGGACTGGACC GATAATGCTCAGGTTGGAGAACACGTCTGGTTTGAGGCCAGCGTCTCTGGAGACTTCTGCTACGTTGGGGAACAGTACTGCATCGCCAAGTCTCTG CAGAAATCTGTATCGAGGAGGAAATGTGCTGGATGTAAGATCTCAGTTCACACCATGTGTATGGCTCAGCTGGAGAAG aTTAATTTCAGGTGTAAGCCGACGTTCAGGGAGCCGGGGTCTCGAGCCGTCCGAGAG ccgAGCGTCGTCCGACATCACTGGGTCCACAGACGGCGTCAGACTGGGAAGTGTCGGCAGTGTGGGAAG GGCTTCCAGCAGAAGTTTTCATTTCACAGCAAAGAGATCGTTGCCATCAGCTGCTCATGGTGCAAACAGGCG TACCACAACAAGGTGGCGTGCTTCATGCTGCAGCAGATCGAGGAGTGCTGCTCTCTGGGAGCTCACGCTGCCGTCATCATCCCACCCACCTGGATCATCAGGGTCCGCAGACCTCAG TCGTCTCTGAAGTccagtaaaaagaagaaaaggacgtCGCTAAAATGCAACAAGTCGACCAAGAAGGCGTCCGAG TTCCAAGATGGCCGCTGGAAGCCCTTCCTGGTgaagcccctcccctctcaGCTCATGAAGCCTCTGCTGGTGTTCGTTAACCCCAAGAGTGGAGGAAACCAG GGAGCAAAGATCATCCAGTCCTTCATGTGGTACCTGAACCCCCGGCAGGTGTTCGACCTGACCAAGGGTGGACCTAAAGAGGG gTTAGAGTTGTATTCCAAGGTTCCCAACCTGAGGATCCTGGCCTGTGGAGGGGACGGGACA gttgGGTGGATCCTCTCCGTCCTGGACCAGCTGAAGCTTCATCCTCCGCCCCCCGTCGGCATCCTCCCCCTGGGCACCGGCAACGACCTGGCCAGGACCCTCAACTGGGGAGGG GGCTACACAGATGAACCCATCACTAAGATCCTGTCCCACGTGGAGGACGGGAACATCGTGCAGCTGGACCGATGGAACCTGAATGTGGAGGCGAACCCAGAGGCCCGGCCGGAGGACCAGGACGAGCACCAGACGGACAAG CTTCCCATCGACGTCTTCAACAACTACTTCAGTCTGGGCTTCGACGCTCACGTCACGCTGGGCTTCCACGAGTCCAGAG aGGCCAACCCAGAGAAGTTTAACAGCCGCTTCAGGAACAAGATGTTCTACGCAGGA ACGGCCTTCTCAGATTTCCTCAGTGGGAGCTCCAAAGATCTGGCCAAGCACATCAGGGTGGTG tGTGATGGTACAGACCTGACATCTAAAGTTCAGGACCTGAAGTTACAGTGTCTGCTCTTCCTCAACATCCCCAG GTACTGTGCTGGTACCGTCCCGTGGGGTCACCCCAGCGAACATCAGGATTTTGAGCCTCAGCGTCACGACGACGGCTGCATCGAGGTCATCGGCTTCACCATGACGTCCCTG gcCACGCTGCAGGTGGGCGGTCACGGTGAGCGACTCCATCAGTGTAAAGAAGTGACCCTGACCACCTACAAGTCCATCCCCATGCAGGTGGACGGGGAACCCTGCAAACTGGCTCCGTCCATCATCCGCATCAGCCTGAGGAACCAGGCCAACATGGTCCAGAAGACTAAGAGGAGGATCTCCATGCCCCACCTCAACGA ccaaCAGCCTCTTCCTGAGAAGCTGCAGATCAGAGTGAACAGGATCAATATGGCGGCATACGAAGCTCTGCACTACGACAAGGACCAGCTGAAGGAGGCCT CAACCCCTCTGGGGGCCATCACCGTCCCTGGAGACAGTGACCTGGAGACCTGCCGTCTCTTCATTGACCGTCTCCATGACAACCTGGACCAG GACTGCGATGAGACAAAGGGGGGCGCTCCAGCTCCACACAAACTCTCCATGAAGTGGTGTTTCCTGGACT gtaCAACAGCTGATCGCTTCTACCGGATCGACCGAGCTCAG GAGCACCTCCACTACGTGACAGAGATCTCCCAGGAGGAGCTCTACATCCTGGACCCCGAGCTGCTCCCCAAGGAGACGGTGGGCACCTCCCCCAGCATGCCAGACCTGGTGGactcagaggagcagcagagacagtTCTCCTTCCTCCagtcctcccccacctcctcctccacctccaccag tcagaggaagaggatCTCCAGCGACAGCTCGGTGGCTGAAGCTTTGTCCCAGAGCTCCTCTAAGACCAACCTCTGCAG GAGAGGAGCAAAGTTTGTCAATGTCCATCGCTCCAACACGACTGTGGCTGATTTCAGACCCGTCATCAG ACCTGCTACCTCACGCCAACAAGAAACAG aTGAGGAGCTGATCCGCTGCGTCCACAACCAGGACCTGGACACG CTGATGGAGCTCCACCAGGGGGGGGCGGACCTCCTGCTGCAGGACGCCGCCGGCTGCACGCTGCTGCATCACGCCGTGGAGGCCGGCTGCAAGGACGTCCTCAAGTACCTCATCGACAACG tgCCGACGTCTCACCTGGACGTGACGGAGAGACAGAC AGGAGACACTGCTCTGCACAAAGCGGCTTCGTCCCATCAGAGGAGCGTCTGTCGCTTCCTGGTTGAGGCCGGAGCGTCGCTCATGAAGACCAACCTGCAG GGGGAGACTCCTAAGCAGAGGGCGGAGGAGGCCGAGGACCAGGACCTGGCCGAGTACCTGGAGAGCTGCCAACATTACCAGATGATCCAGAGGGAGGACCAGGAGACGGCGGTCtga